The following coding sequences lie in one Daphnia pulex isolate KAP4 chromosome 1, ASM2113471v1 genomic window:
- the LOC124196443 gene encoding general transcription factor 3C polypeptide 1-like isoform X2: MEFPENIPGNILDEIALEGLEGVTISTLWIRLTKRKSFSLALDEHSKRFIWKIICKNDSIEMFCLEVPRPPLIDYNRYDNVDPELEIICEPEALPEDIYPVAAVEDKANGIRGSCATYHTRQNITAAARGLTLEEAISKHGEQLVLVACQASRNVALAGVQTGVLETLAINSYIMLERIGRSREHGDVTQGRHGLSRLNIQPKSAFYFRKRLLADGLIVKQPISMRIGNRNVLGTLLHITRFYSLRLPKLLDLIKRLIQILKEAPPHYMLDYQTIRTKLNTSCQLKKILAASEMRQYAVVESVPYRSYYPDATIKDWKMRNCDNEKQVKIVRLIDPNIDPEALFQGDEAPPDDGSLYSEGEEEGSYSGILSNAVVQRHHHSIAQQAYAFVEASGSEGLTQGALAEQLGLSQLDARSTIRSLTRLLMVDCIVKEVKKTRFFLYVAKNHFGSNAIRAQFEQEQQKIKGLMQASNEVGSDASSSSSLPFFPSPNVQLEKDVTLRHEEVEEDDGLFRPNVPRGILAEGETISDLTHRSLRRVNIILEAIRQHLVIEEIGVLLRLITAEEAKEGVDARMDRRSLKRLLARLSNEGQLKNMRIVLRCGDRERALNFICQPGIDQNNSVIRSAIDQAKMKLFCMSKHKYNRNTAAKAEKTQSKSDKLEFNDNSVPLDPSLCASVKQVKEQLPKGQVQGSKSFPFKFVHGTNSGKVYGTEPKCIRAREIHKLLYYLVYGYDGELISDQAQAREMLRTQNPVLDGLDDEMFDDLPDIYKTELGWQTFIEPLPEHRGWPCGWSFLCDIFLRLPLSTFLKVVNITYQIDGLEAYLKHPIKQYVLLKHLPMDLRQGLIFARKYIFSVHEVITNLVYLGLAQFGPHSLKEKDQVFIYLNRKTTLMDTTTSNPGYHHITREMEYEKKTFVFDSMLDVEKYWYEVQTICFNTLLGSLSTVAGQSITLEMLRKKPAMIEAMRMREPHEAPLLDTGEVPGDHLGAAGFDSAFFAHLKRNWTYNKSTTMINRLEMQVKKTGNGSKTAKSPQTKTSNPSTAPGRLASLRDNAVRFTQCTTQDGTNLTIPVTVVENETNPRNLKRKRNDSKNSTPTVRWSKVGPKRSKVSTKPASKVRVVKPRKKRGPRRPYYDEKDRQALLLMRRLRVTWSAMEDSFLLMCKVAGTYIHGSLRHSVPFIVVRDCLHETYPESRNKTSRACQRRVAYMMRNPTTEYQVVNAYQELEQDPEIEVVSGGGPITKEDRKNHGVEKTEELIIARFRKLLEYLKPRYSQGGNSSAIPGLKLPNTIEEFHQQYELTYSLANLRHRRPISEVNNVVDVNVNVVFNVIHSSMCTTEDKASWGFHLFNIYQQYPDNLVRSTLARMKNDMMIAQRKRAISLIRNKKFSEMPLSAVPYKLSITYIHLFLSRYQYPVFHCSYQRLRAILDEKQKIPPASQEDWPGVEVSRIHEGGNAAMVVSLFAIGMARLRFVIPDQIIIFDPKLKDHPEEFDNLIKRYNNWVKDVDTAAQNVNKEDRSQIQRRRLGMTTAAATSAIAAIPKLMSTTDVAASVSHEEFVQPTLRETSISAFETITGASNDRTQNQLIMRTASRIGLHMLREDITQDTQSHNNQSTPHIQQEHFVINSCKVYVDLSLPKSSSEGWLFISPKKKQEIIDTIPTTVPFSHTLPDQAYEQLYERMECSESAKDDAATILQLITSKKEMGIIASELPHIVGDLDDPSFTLEQHMSLLTESQIVQKVGVVAQRFVSIYHIDPWVIKSFRLLRSGKEKLEPFNDDYIPSRKNDEKSQPEEIQMVETAPETKQNPDESQRQSQTEETDNQSEDIQIEETPPVTADGTVAESAKEAVSGRRKRKVSTYFPPSKKSHTVDNLGTKDRIDLLVMVKPWVKIDGGLNRRVLDRLLGGLLSHVLLKPGSNIGQLAERFHPALQPFQTRELVEILEKIGCVEFYGIKKTGKAGPFAARTTLEIVALDRFARDQDIYVDPKTEAILRLGEFIGDKKYEKDYIPKCSCHSNADS; encoded by the exons atggagtTTCCAGAAAACATTCCTGGAAACATTTTGGATGAAATTGCCCTAGAAGGGCTCGAAGGAGTCACTATTTCAA CCCTCTGGATTCGACTAACAAAGCGAAAGAGTTTCTCCCTCGCTTTAGATGAACACTCAAAACGATTCATTTGGAAAATCATATGcaaaaatgattcaattgaaatgttttgtttggaaGTTCCAAGACCACCATTGATAGACTACAATCGATATGACAATGTGGATCCTGAACTTGAAATCATTTGTGAACCT GAAGCTCTTCCTGAAGACATTTATCCAGTTGCTGCAGTTGAGGATAAAGCAAATGGAATAAGAGGATCATGTGCAACTTACCATACAAGGCAAAATATAACTGCAGCGGCAAGAGGACTTACTTTGGAGGAAGCAATTTCAAA ACATGGTGAACAACTTGTTTTAGTTGCTTGTCAAGCATCTAGAAATGTTGCCTTGGCTGGAGTCCAAACAGGTGTTTTAGAAACTCTTGCAATCAATTCTTACATCATGCTAGAAAGAATTGGCAGATCGCGAGAGCATGGTGATGTAACACAGGGGAGACATGGGCTCAGTCGATTAAACATTCAGCCAAAGTCTGCTTTCTACTTCAGAAAGAGATTACTAGCAGACGGTCTTATTGTAAAACAg CCTATTTCCATGAGAATCGGCAATCGAAATGTTTTAGGAACACTTCTTCATATAACACGATTCTACAGCTTGAGACTACCCAAGTTGCTTGATTTAATTAAACGACTTATTCAGATTCTTAAA GAAGCTCCTCCTCATTACATGCTTGATTACCAAACGATAAGGACGAAGCTGAACACTTCttgtcaacttaaaaaaatcctCGCTGCTAGCGAAATGCGGCAGTATGCAGTAGTTGAGTCG GTACCGTATCGAAGTTATTATCCAGATGCGACGATTAAAG ATTGGAAAATGCGTAATTGTGACAACGAGAAACAAGTGAAAATTGTCCGGTTAATCGACCCAAACATCGATCCCGAAGCGCTCTTTCAAGGTGACGAAGCTCCCCCGGATGATGGATCTCTTTACAGTGAaggtgaagaagaaggttcCTATTCTGGAATCTTATCAAACGCTGTCGTTCAGAGACATCATCATTCTATTGCCCAACAAGCCTATGCATTTGTTGAAGCGAGCGGATCCGAGGGCTTAACACAAGGAGCTTTAGCAGAACAACTTGGTCTTAGTCAGCTTGATGCTCGTTCTACTATACGCTCCCTTACTCGTCTTCTGATGGTTGACTGTATTGTGAAAGAAGTAAAGAAAACTCGATTCTTTTT GTATGTTGCTAAAAATCATTTTGGTTCCAACGCTATCCGAGCGCAGTTTGAACAAGAGCAACAAAAGATCAAAGGACTGATGCAAGCCTCCAATGAGGTTGGTAGTGACGCAAGTTCATCGTCCTCCTTGCCTTTCTTTCCCTCTCCAAATGTACAGTTAGAG aaagatgTTACTCTACGACACGAAGAGGTAGAAGAGGACGATGGTCTATTTCGTCCTAATGTTCCACGAGGAATTTTAGCTGAGGGAGAAACGATCTCTGATTTAACTCATCGTAGCCTGAGACGAGTCAACATTATTCTCGAAGCCATTCGCCAACATTTGGTGATTGAAGAAATTGGCGTTTTACTCAGA CTAATTACAGCTGAAGAGGCTAAGGAAGGTGTAGATGCCCGAATGGATCGTCGCTCACTTAAACGTTTACTTGCTCGTTTATCCAATGAAGGGCAGTTGAAGAATATGCGAATCGTCCTTCG GTGTGGTGATCGGGAACGCGCCCTTAATTTCATCTGTCAGCCTGGTATTGATCAAAACAACAGTGTGATTCGCTCGGCAATCGATCAGGCAAAAATGAAGCTCTTTTGCATGTCTAAACACAAATACAACCGTAATACAGCGGCAAAGGCTGAAAAAACGCAATCAAAATCTGACAAGCTAGAATTTAACGATAACTCAGTTCCATTGGATCCATCTCTATGTGCCAGCGTCAAACAGGTCAAAGAACAATTGCCTAAAGGACAAGTCCAGGGATCAAAAAG tttccctTTCAAGTTTGTTCACGGTACTAACAGCGGGAAAGTATACGGAACTGAGCCTAAGTGCATCCGTGCGAGAGAAATCCACAAGCTTTTATATTATCTTGTATATGGATACGATGGTGAGCTCATAAGTGATCAAGCTCAGGCAAGAGAAATGCTGAGAACGCAAAATCCTGTCCTAGACGGCCTTGATGATGAAATGTTTGACGATCTCCCCGATATTTATAAG ACTGAATTAGGGTGGCAGACATTCATTGAACCCCTGCCAGAGCACCGTGGATGGCCTTGTGGGTGGTCTTTTCTTTGCGACATTTTTCTCCGTTTGCctctttcaacttttctgaAGGTGGTCAATATCACTTATCAGATTGATGGGCTTGAAGCTTATCTCAAACATCCTATCAAACAATACGTGCTCCTTAAACATCTCCCAATGGATCTGCGACAAGGACTCATTTTCGCTCGGAAGTATATTTTCAGCGTTCACGAAGTCATCACAAATTTGGTTTATCTCGGACTTGCTCAATTTGGACCGCACAGCCTTAAG GAAAAGGACCAAGTTTTCATTTACTTGAACCGGAAAACAACTTTAATGGATACGACTACCTCCAATCCTGGATATCATCACATCACACGTGAAATGGAATACGAAAAgaagacttttgtttttgactcGATGCTAGacgttgaaaaatattg GTACGAAGTCCAGACTATTTGTTTCAACACTCTCTTGGGCAGTCTCAGTACTGTGGCCGGTCAAAGTATAACACTTGaaatgttaagaaaaaaaccagCCATGATTGAAGCGATGAGAATGCGTGAACCCCACGAAGCTCCATTACTAGATACAGGTGAAGTGCCTGGAGATCATCTTGGTGCTGCAGGATTTGATTCGGCTTTCTTCGCCCATTTGAAG aggAATTGGACTtacaacaagtcaacaacgATGATCAACCGATTGGAGATGCAAGTTAAGAAAACGGGTAATGGAAGTAAAACAGCCAAGTCACCGCAAACAAAAACGTCCAATCCATCCACTGCTCCGGGTCGGCTTGCTAGTTTGCGAGACAATGCTGTTCGTTTTACTCAATGTACTACACAAGACGGAACAAATTTAACCATTCCTGTGACTGTTGTCGAAAACGAAACCAATCCCCGAAATCTAAAGAGGAAGCGTAATGATAGCAAGAATTCAACTCCAACTGTCCGTTGGTCAAAAGTTGGTCCCAAAAGAAGTAAAG TTTCAACAAAACCTGCATCAAAGGTCCGAGTGGTTAAGCCTCGAAAGAAACGAGGCCCACGTCGTCCATACTACGATGAAAAGGACAGACAAGCTCTGCTTTTGATGCGACGTTTGCGCGTAACCTGGTCAGCTATGGAAGACAGCTTCCTACTTATGTGTAAA GTTGCTGGTACTTACATTCACGGAAGTCTTCGACATAGTGTACCGTTCATCGTTGTGAGAGATTGCCTTCATGAGACCTATCCGGAATCTCGCAATAAGACCTCGAGGGCTTGCCAACGACGAGTTGCTTACATGATGCGAAATCCTACGACAGAGTATCAAGTCGTAAACGCATATCAGGAACTTGAGCAGGATCCCGAAATTGAGGTAGTTTCTGGAGGAGGGCCAATCACTAAAGAAGATCGTAAAAATCACGGAGTTGAAAAAACCGAAGAACTGATCATTGCTCG GTTTCGGAAGCTGTTAGAGTACCTGAAACCCCGATATTCACAAGGAGGAAATTCTAGCGCTATTCCTGGTCTCAAACTGCCCAACACTATTGAAGAATTCCACCAGCAGTATGAACTGACCTACTCGTTGGCAAACTTGCGACACCGCCGACCCATCTCGGAGGTCAATAATGTAGTCGACGTAAACGTCAACGTTGTCTTCAATGTTATTCACAGTTCAATGTGCACGACGGAAGACAAAGCGTCCTGGGGATTCCATCTATTCAACATTTACCAACAGTATCCTGATAATTTAGTCCGATCAACTCTCGCCAGAATGAAAAACGACATGATGATCGCGCAGAGAAAACGCGCAATTTCTCTTATCAG gaataaaaaattttccgAGATGCCACTAAGTGCGGTGCCATACAAATTGTCCATTACGTACATTCACCTTTTCCTTTCCCGATATCAGTATCCGGTGTTCCATTGCTCCTACCAACGTCTACGAGCAATCTtagacgaaaaacaaaaaattcctcCTGCAAGCCAAG aagaCTGGCCTGGAGTTGAGGTTAGCCGAATTCATGAGGGAGGTAATGCTGCTATGGTAGTCTCACTATTTGCTATCGGTATGGCTCGACTTCGCTTCGTCATTCCagatcaaattattatttttgatccGAAATTGAAG GACCATCCGGAAGAGTTTGACAACTTGATTAAACGTTACAACAACTGGGTCAAAGATGTTGATACGGCAGCCCAAAATGTTAACAAAGAAGACAGATCGCAAATACAGCGACGTCGACTAGGAATGACGACAGCCGCTGCGACTAGTGCAATCGCTGCAATTCCGAAATTGATGAGCACGACTGATGTCGCTGCCTCAGTAAGTCATGAAGAATTCGTTCAACCCACACTTCGCGAAACGTCAATCAGTGCCTTTGAAACGATAACTGGGGCGAGCAACGACCGAACTCAAAATCAACTAATAATGCGCACAGCCTCGCGAATCGGTCTTCACATGTTGCGAGAAGATATCACGCAAGATACCCAATCGCATAACAACCAATCGACACCTCACATTCAGCAGGAGCATTTCGTTATCAATTCATGCAAAGTGTATGTCGACCTGAGTTTGCCGAAATCGTCGTCTGAAGGCTGGCTGTTCATCAGTCctaagaagaaacaagaaatcatTGATACCATTCCTACCACTGTACCCTTTTCTCACACTCTTCCGGATCAAGCTTACGAACAACTGTACGAACGAATGGAATGCAGTGAAAGTGCTAAAGATGATGCAGCTACAATATTGCAGTTGATCACtagtaagaaagaaatggggATCATTGCTTCAGAACTGCCACACATAGTGGGTGACTTGGATGATCCATCCTTCACATTGGAACAACACATGTCGTTGCTGACGGAGAGTCAAATTGTGCAAAAAGTCGGTGTGGTCGCTCAACGTTTCGTTTCAATTTATCATATCGATCCTTGGGTCATCAAATCGTTCCGATTATTGAGAAGTGGAAAGGAAAAACTAGAGCCCTTCAATGATGATTATATTCCGAGTAGaaaaaacgatgaaaaatCTCAACCAGAAGAAATCCAGATGGTAGAGACAGCTCctgaaaccaaacaaaatcctGATGAATCACAACGACAGAGTCAAACTGAGGAAACGGATAACCAGTCGGAAGACATTCAGATTGAAGAAACACCTCCGGTTACTGCTGATGGCACTGTTGCAGAATCTGCAAAAGAGGCAGTTTCAGGCCGTCGTAAAAGAAAGGTCTCTACTTACTTTCCGCCTTCAAAAAAATCTCATACCGTCGATAACTTGGGAACAAAGGATCGGATCGATCTTTTAGTAATGGTCAAACCTTGGGTCAAAATTGACGGAGGTCTCAACCGTCGTGTCCTGGATCGTTTGCTCGGAG GATTACTTTCTCATGTGCTTTTAAAGCCGGGATCTAATATTGGACAGTTGGCCGAACGTTTTCATCCAGCCCTTCAGCCGTTTCAAACTAGAGAGTTGGTGGAG ATATTAGAGAAAATTGGATGCGTAGAATTTTATGGCATTAAGAAAACGGGCAAAGCTGGCCCCTTTGCAGCGCGGACCACACTTGAAATTG TTGCTCTTGATAGATTTGCCCGTGATCAAGACATTTATGTCGACCCTAAAACGGAAGCCATCCTACGACTGGGTGAGTTCATCGGCGACAAAAAGTACGAAAAAGATTACATCCCAAAATGCAGTTGTCACAGCAACGCGGACAGCTAG